tgaaataatcaTATGCAGCACATCACACATGCATTAAATCAAAATTTTGTTGGTGTTGCTATTAATGGGACCTCAAAAAggaaaatagtaatatttaacagCCTGATTCTGTAATGTTTGTTTTGCATTGTGATAAAAATTGATCCCATTTTATAGACTTGTAAAagagttgttttgttttggcaaGACATACAGTAATGTCAACATTTCTGaagtttatattttttcaatCTGTTATGGAGTATTGAGTTATGCTTTGAGGACAGCTAAGAAAATGATTATATCAAGAGAGAAAATCTGCTGGAATGTTACATGCATGTTCTGGAACACTGTAGTGATTTTTTAATAACTAGTGTAGTTTTTAATACGATACCTTAAAAATCAGTGACAAATGAAAACGATGAACTCTAAGGGTCCCTTACCAGCGGTGGCGATTCCTTTGGCACTCTGTGTTATGCTGGAGGCTTTCACGATTGATGAAATTCCTGTGAAGAAAGCATAATTACGTATGATACAGCAATTCATCCAACAAATCATAATTTTGCAATTATAACCAGTCATCTGCCAACAGCAGGCAGAATTGCTATCATTTTGAAAAGTCATTAGTGAATAAGTATATTCAATTCAAGTATAAcgtaactaaataaaaaaaaagttacaatttaattatatttaggttaaattcaatgtaaataatactgaagataaattaaaatacagtcTAAATATTTGCTCTGTGTTGATTATTAGATTATTAGGTAATGATGCGATGCATCCTGATTGGATATCATCAAACATCCACTGATATTATGCACAGAAGTGGTCATTTCTCCTAAGGTTACTTCCAAAATCTACCAAGAGACTTGAGAGATTTCTCACAGTGATTGAGATGCACATCAGAAACATTAAATCAATCAAACACCCAATCAATCCAGACTCTCTACTGTAATCTAcagctcttaaagggatagttcaccaaaaaatgaattaaatgaccCCATGATTTACTGACTCTCAAGGCATCCTAGATGTATATGGCTTTCTTCcctcagacgaatccaatcagagttatattaacacatgtcctggctcttcccagctttataatggcagtgaatggctgTTGAGATCTTCAAGTCCAAAAAAGTGCGTAAATCCATCACAAAAATTGCTCCACATGGCTCCGAGGGGTTAATAACGGCCTTCTGAAGTGAACTGATGCATGTGTGTAAGAATAACATGCATATTTAACACTTTATAAGCACTTTTTATGacggatggatgcacttttttggaCTTCCATTCATTGCCATTATAAAGTTTGAAAGAGCCAggactttttttgtttgaaagaagaaagtcataaactAAGGGCGTTTATACATTGATCTGTCGCACCTCAAAGACTGTCAAAATGCCATTTATTGTCCGAATTTCCTggaaaaaaccccccaaaaaaaatgtTCGGTGAACAAGAATACGTGTGCTGTAACACCCCTgacatatacacctaggatggcttgagagtgagtaaatcatgggttaatttcattttcaatgcAAATACTCTTCCAGCATCCCATAATGGTGAAGTACAGCACATAAGCAGCTGTTTGTGAGAAATGCACTGACGGTTATTATGACAAAGAGACGTGTGGGTGAGGCCGCCGGAGAAACTCAACACCATCCAAACCCAGCCGGCCGGTTCGGCGAGTCCTGGAAGCACGCCTCTGCTGCTTTGCTCTCCCGTCCGTCTGATGTAATGCTGTGCTACTCAAACGAGCTCGAGCTCCGGAGCGTTACCTTGCTGCACGACGGAGCCGCAGTCGGGGTCCTGAGCCACCTGCAGGAGGATCTCCTCCACGTCTCTGTTCTTCCCGGGACGCTCCACCAGACGCGTGATCTGCTGCTGGAGACGGCGAGGGAGAGCCATGAGCTGCGTGAACTGACCCTCTGGGCTTTTGTCCACCTAGTGAGCAGAAAACACCAGCATCCTGAGTCAAGCTGCTGCAGCTGTGCTTTATATGTTCAGTTTCACGGCTGTTAagaagtcaagtcacctttacaTCTATAGCACTTAGACATGCAATACTGATTTATCACAGTAAcgagcagaaaaaaaaacaattatgcaAACTTCATCAATGAGACAAATCCAGATTCAAGCAAGATCAGCTCAGTTCAGCAGATCCTCGGCACAGTTTGCAGTGCATACTGCAAtgtttatattacttttttgtcttttagaaATGTGTATCTGATAGTAGCTCGAGTTGGGatgcagatgtaaatttatgttcattatcaaaaacagtaacatcggcaaaaaaaataaaaaaatggtaacAAACTCATTTTTATATGGTGAAATTTAATTATTCTGACTGTTTGAGTTTTATTCAAATGAACTATTGGTTTTCCATTGTAGCATACATTTAGATCATTATAACCACAGTTAAAACCACACTTATAGCACCTCAATACCATGCTATATTGTTTCTAggtatttgtatgaaaaacagtaaaccacacAAATCCTATAAGCTATAATTACATTCCATTACccctttaatatatttaatgtgtcTACATTCAAAATTTAACATCATTCAATGTAAATATtccacatttctgccacaatagcATGGTGCAGTCAGTGTAAATCCCTGGTAAATGATGGTGATTTGTAGATTAAAGTCTTCCGAGCGCTTTGAACTGGTTTAAATCAGCGAGTCATGCGTGTTCTTCGCTTCACACTGGACCTCACAGCGCTGTTTAGTGCTCGGGTGACCGCAATGCTTACTGTCATATTGTTTTGCATTGTAAAGTGACCAAGTGTTCAGAAAGCCTTATAaaagacattattattatttttactactACTACAAGAATTACTCATATGCTAAGCATTTGCCTAAAaactgaagtatactttggcctTAACAGAGCTTTCTAagatataaactaaaataaatcagGTCTCAAATCTCATCTTTTTTTCGTCTTATTTCAGACTTTTAATTTCTTAAGGTGCAGAGTGAATCTAAGCGTCTTTCCTCACCAGCGTGAGATGAAACATGTAGAGATGTGGGGTTACAGACATATAGCAGCGTATGATAGATATCAAACAGTAATAATTATTAGTTATTAAAGCAATAATCCTGGAGTTTCCGGCTGGACTGTCATTATAGTCACACCTGCAGGAGTGGGTTTGATCTCAGCAGCTCTCGGTTTGCTCTTAGTTGGGACATGTTTTAGTGGAGTTTGACAGGCCTGTGGTTTTggtacattatttatttattctttttttttttttttgacttgaCTGACCTCCATACAACATGTTATTACAGTGTGCTTAGTTATTGCATCATTGTTGCTACATGTGCAcatgaaaaaaaagtgttctttGTAAATCAAAAGGTTTTTGACTCCGTGCCATTGAGCTAGTCGTGACAGAACCGCTGCAATAAAGACTGAAGGTTTAGCAGATttgagagaagaagaaaaatacaCTAAATCCATTCAAACGCAAAACAGATGCGATACTAGGATCTTCAAAGATAAAATACAGCAATGAGCCTGTGAcgccgtggtttacagtgattttacaaCAGCTAAGGAACGATGTAGATGAGCTGAAACCCCTCATAGAGATCAGAAGTGTGTGTTTATAGAGTATTTCACATTAATGATAGTCTGATGGATGGCTCAGTCGGACTGAAATATGTGCTGTCAAACTTGAGGAAAATATTAGCCATGTAAACCACTGGATGAGACTACTTTCTCAATTCAGTACTGTGACAAACAGATTCATTCACATCTTTTGTCTTAAACACGCCAGCAGCTTACTGCATTAATAATGTGAATTGGGGagaaaatatgcaaatgaaaataaatgtaaagcatCCTAATAATCAGGGGTGCACACGAGTCTTTCAGTCTGGTTCTCAAAGAgcacctggagatttggtttggtcctcactgcagagtGTGACCcattaaacaaaaaagtttttttaaataaaataataaaattattttatagtaaacttaaaaaaataaaataaaaaaaaaagagatgccGGTATTTACTTTatgaattttcattatttacaaaCTTAAAATCGgcaggcttttattttggcgggttgccgcGCTGCCGAGTGAAGCGTGTCAGTAAAAGAAAGGTCAGTTTTGCATTGTGCTTTGAAAACGGTGGAaatatgtgtccctgcagcacaaaagcagtcataagcagcacagctatattagtagcaatagccaacaatacattgtatgggtcaaaattatacatttctcttttatgccaaaaatctttaggatattaagtaaagatcatgttccatgaagatgttttgtaagtttcctaccgtaaattAGGGGCGTGCAATATtgcaatattgacaaaaaataatatctagATATTTTATCGGTAACAATAATCAGACGATATtttgagtgtgttattgtgctggtatcttaaggactgtcgtggacagctgactcctaaagaGTTTGATGATATTCATATTCTGTGTAGTGATCAGTTCACACTGATAgaacatttttacctttataaagccattttttctaaaagtgtccattatcttttgagtcacattcttaaatttaatcagtgaattagaataataagacatttgggctgttagcaagcaaatgaaatcaacacagaagctgcatctgaagaggtgtttagatgtatttacacactgtttaatgcaggacaggaacgcatttaacctgcaattacaaatgcataaataatgttttgatatattaaacataaaacattgaatactgatatttgaaatgatttaaaacatgaaaaaaaaaaaaaaaagtagaaatgtGAAActaaaaccgccagcaggtggcagcaaatcactgttaataagtgagtctttgcgattgaaccgaatcatgtAAACGGTtgaatcattcaggaacaatcgcacacccctaccgtaaatatatcaaaactttatttttgattagtaatatgcattgctaagaacttcatttgaacaactttaaaggcgattttctcaatatttagatttttttgcaccctcagattccagattttcaaatagttgtatctcagacaaatattgtccgatcctaacaaaccatacatcaatggagagattatttatttagatgatgtataaatctcaattttaaaaaatggacccttatgactggttttgtgctccagggtcacatatatagaaatcttatacagtataGTCTGTCGATCTAAAGCGGTAATTGTGCAACAGCGGTCAACCATGCCAGTACACAAACGAGCGCTCTGAACTCAATTACACAgcgcattttttattttggtcacACATGCAGCTTTGCTAATAATGCTTTCATATATGCTTCACGCAAAAGACCCTGTTTTAGTGGGATTGGCCACATTATTAGAGAAAGAAATCAGAGTCTCACCTCCAGCCGGCCCTGCTGAGGCTTGTACACCACCTGAGGACACTCCTGGAGAATACTGTTATATAACTTGCGGAAATGAGGCATGTTGTCTTTAACGATGTTGGAAACCTTGGACTTATCCTCACCAAACAGCATCCTGAAGTCCCCTACACAACGAGAGAGAACACACGCAGTTGCCTGTCGCAGGTTTCAAACACTCAAAACAGATTCGGGTAAAAACATAGCATGAAAGCAAGAGACGTTCACCAGAGTAGGACAAGCCTGCTATCTGGAGGAAGAGGTCTTCTTCTGAGAAACTTTCTGGCAGCATGAGAAACGAAGCGGTCACGGCACTTTTCAAGTTCCCTACGAGAGCGGCCCGCAGTTTGCCGTTCTCATTCTGGAGCAGAATTTGGACCTAGAGAGACAAAAACATGTTCTGACTTACGCTCGGCATTGATCTCTACATGCATCTGACACTGAAACAAATCACGCATAAGTGTCCAATATTAATACTTTCTGACAGCATTTGCTCAACAAATATCCAGTGAAACTTCTGAAAGATTTTGAAGAACTCATCCAGAAcacatcaactactgatgagcGAATGCATTTCACATTATACCTTCACTTAATAAATGgggattttctattttaaaaaatatatggaGAGCAATTAGGATGAAGATGAGCACGCAGGAGTGTTAGTGGTCCTCAGGCAAGGGGCCTCAAGATGACTCAGaattatttaaagtaaaacaagttttaatggtttgtttgtttgtttcttggAAAGCCTGGATAAATAAGGAAGCCTCATTAGAAAAGTGTAATTTCTACACCTGGAAGAGTCaagtaaactttaaaaaataaaaaaaagttgtataaactggtgtcatttttattatgaatGCTATTTTTCTAGCTATGCAaagttgtaaaatattttattgggtagaaattgtgagtaaaaataattttttaaaacatatccATAAGTGTAAAGTCATGGGCCTTCAATCAGCAATAACTGGTGCTCAGCTGCTGCCGTCCGCTGGTTTCTGTGAGTAACTGCAGGATTATTCTCTCTGTGCGCAGATACTCACAGGCTTGTGTAGACGGCCCGCTATATACAGGGTTTTCCAGTGGAGTAAGTCATCGATCAGAGCATCTGTGCTGATCACGCCGTACTTGATCACCTGCAAACATGCGCTTACGACTTTAGCACATCATACATCATACACGCATCTGAGTTTTTTAGACTACTGTACTgtacaaaagtttggggtttgtgagatttctgaaagaagtctcttctgctcaccaaggctgcgtttactgtacttgatcaaaaatacagtaaaccgtaatattgtgaattaggTGAATCTGTGTTAAACTgtagtttatttctgtgatgcgcagctgtattttcagcatcattactgcagtcttcagcgtcacatgatcttcagaaatcattctaataagaaacatttattattattatcaatgttgaaaacagttgtgctgcctgatatttttgtggaaactgtcatacattttaattgtcagaattcacagatgaacagaaagttcaaaagaacagcatttgtttgaaatagaaatcttttgtaacattataaatgtctttaatgtcacttttgaccaatgcAATGCATCAGTGATGAAATtccttaaacttttttttttttaaaaagactgaccccaaacttttcaacattatatatatatatatataaaatattgaacAATCCAAAAAGCATATCTGCATGTTAATTTGGTACCCTATCTTCAGCAGGGACGAGGGTGTTGAAGTAGACCCCGGCTCCATACTCGCTCTGAATGCTGCTGATGTGTTTGGGCCCCAGGTATCTGAGGAAGGAGTAATGCTTTCTGTTCTCGATGAGGTTCATGGTGTGCCACGTGACCGGGTCATCCACAGCAAACACGAAGTCCAGCATGTTCTTCTGAAACACACGACACCGACACAGACTCCTGAGTGAAGACCTGCTGTGCATCAGGCAGAAGCTCGTGTTAGCGGCGTCTTACCCCCGGAGAGCCGCCCGTCTGCCGGAACACCGCGGACCCGTAGGCGAAGGCCAGGCTGAGGTCCTGAGGAAAGCGGCTGAGGATCCTCCTGAAGAacacgctgctgctgctgtgtagAGCTGGCACACTCATCATACACACAGCTCAATAACAGCCGCTCATTAACACGAGTACACCTGCAGCGACGCGTCTCCAGCTCACAGCCATCATGAGAGCAACATTATCATAACTGCCAGAATCGATAACGAGTTGTTTTCGTCTGCAGTATAATGTAATGAGGTTAGAAGCTGCTACTTTTGAATGACATTTTCATCGTCAGGATCAACAGAGCGCCGTTATTCAGTTAACAGTCCGCGGACGCCACCGTGCGGTCTGGAggaacacagacacacacacacacacacacacacacacacacacacacacacactcactctctcacacacacacacacacacacacacacactcgtgtttgttttagtggtttacggggactctccataggcgtaatggtttttatactgtacttactgtatgtgctattgtcctacaccaaccctacacctaaacctaccccttacaggagactacaggcatttttagattttcaaaaaaacaccatttagtatgttttttaagcctttgaattacggggacatagacagtgtcctcataaaccaccttcaaattgtaatacctctgtcatacccgtgttattatacacattttgtccccataaaccacaaaaaccagtacacacacacacacacacacacacagacacatgcgcacacacacacacacacacacacacacacacacagagacagacacatgtgcacacacacacacacacacacacacacacacacagacagacacatgcgcgcacacacacacacacacacacacacacagagacagacacatgtgcacacacacacacacacacacacacacagacagacacatgcgcacacacacacacacacacacacacacagacagacacacacacacacacacacacacacacagacagacacatgcgcgcacacacacacacacacacacagacagacacatgcgcgcacacacacacacacacacacacagacagacacatgcgcacacacacacacacactagtagaagtattaatgtctttaaaataaataaccttactgaccccagacttttgaaaggtagtgtctGTCcagctttatttgtttgtttgtttgtctctATGTTATTTTGTCAAGTTTAGGGTCAAATATGACAAATACACATTGTTTCacttccaaataaataaataaaaaactataataatatatttgttgCTACTACACACAAAAAATTACTCATGGGAAAATTCCATTGTTGGCCAAATTTTCCATTATGACATACTAggccattttattattattattattattataggcatcaaaaataaataaatatgcaaacaaTTTTAAAGTCAAATGCAATCAAATTTTGTGTTACTTTGGAGTTCCATAAAaggcttatatatatatttacaggtAAAGTGAAGAGAATGACGTGGTGCTGTGTTTTCCTGATCAGCACTAGAGAGCACTAAAGGAGCGAGAGTTTGACCGGTCAGCATTCACTCACATCTCGTCTGAATTCAGTCTCACTCCAGATCAACACTCCTCTTTATCAGAACGCATTACAAGTCATGCAGAATGTTAACACACATTCAAATGGAGTGACCCTGAATTTGAGGCTAGTCTATATAAACAGTGATTCCTCCGTGAGGAGTAAATCATCTGAATGCAGTGAATAAGGTTGAAAAGAAGTTCCTCTTGAGCTCGAAGAGAACTGTCGTCTAGTATCATGTTTCCATTATTGACAGCATGAGCGTCTTGGGTCGTGAGGTCAGCTCATCTTCATCAAACTGTCCTCAGAACTGTCAGTGTCATTACCTCACTGTGGCTGGAAACACATTCAGTGAGAGTCATCTGTCTGAGAGCTGAGGAGGAAGACTCGGTGTGCTGCTCAGAGAGCTCTTCTCAAGCACCACGACACACACAATCTCACACTGTCCTGCCAGTTTCCATGGAGATgcgttcactgctgtgtgtagaGCAGCCCGTGAGGCTGGAGCACCGCGGCAAAAACGACAAATCGCTTCGCTGATGTCATTTAGGATCAACACAATGCTCCTACAGAAACATGACATTAAGCTTAATAAATGATGCAGCACTTATCGTTAGAGGGAAACATGGCAGAATATACACACTTTAGCAGAGAACATGAAATCTGCTCGAGCAATAGAAAGCATCTTCACATTCTAGTATCACAACCAAGTGCTAATTTTATTAAAGCAGATGGGTTTATCGCATTTTAAATCGGCTTTCTTCTTGTCTTGTTTATTAAAGCTTTCAAACCAAATGCATTTGCTTGCTTGGaaaatttgtaatatatatatatatatatatatatatatatatatatttatttttatttttttattttttttcacaaattcagtTCGTAAACAAGAGCTGTAATGTAACTAAAGACATTTTTCACATTAAATAATTCAGAGGTATAAAAGATAGTATAAGATCTATTAAGagataaaatatacaaatttacTATGCAGTTTGACATTTTGAATTTAATAGAtgacatatgaaataaaaataacacattttaatgtgttaGCTGGCCTACTTTGATGTTTCACTCAACGTTCCATTTTTGTAATACCACACATAAAAAACAGCACATAATCATAATTAAATAGTTGACGAGTTTAACTCTGTGGCATAAATTAAtagacaaaataaatgtaaaaatatatttttaaatataaaacactggaAAAACTATAAGTTGCAAATGACCTCTTATGCAATTGTCTCAGCCATAATTTGAGCAGAATATAGCTTCAGCAGCAGCTCATCTGGTTTATCTTGCTAATGAGCGTATGTTTCTAAACCAGTTAGAGAAATATAAGTGCTTCCAAACCTGTTCTTATGCAAGAGATCATATCAAAGCCTCATAAATATATGATATGAAAGATGCATGGTGGCTTTCCCATGTTTTGATCACAGTCCAGTCATGTTGCGTGAATGTTCAGCATCTTCTCTGCATCACAGTTGAAGCTAAtctttgtgttttaatatgCTCGAGCTCCACGTGATGTTGTGCTGTTTTCTCCCTGCCATGAAAAATGGAGGTCAGAATGAGCTTAGCGTGTCAGCACTGACTCACACCTCCAGCACTAACACTACAGTCGTGACTTCAGCCTCACAGCATCACCATCACACACAGCACGCCAGCGCTTGCTGATCTCCAACACTGcagcacaaaacacacaaacagctcTTTCACATTCATCTCACTAATTACACAAGACACAATGCAATTATGCTCATATTCCTTATCATTTTTCCTGTTTGCCATCAGCGTGTAGTTGTCCCCGCTGGGCTTCGCACATAAATGAAAATCCTCATCTAATTTAGCCTGAGAAACTCGTGACATCTGATGAGTCAACATCGATTTAACCCTTTCTCGCCATCAGAGCTCATCCTTCAACACGCTTCTGTGTTTACAGCAGCGCACAATCAGCCGCTGCGGTGCCAGGATGTTGTGGCTTGTTGCCATGGTGTCGATATGCAGTTGGCTCTGAGTGTTTTGTATAGTGGTATCTGGTCGTCACAAAAGCATTgatgtctgaagtttaaaactCATGCTAAGTATGAATAGTCACCACTAGAAAAACCTGTCCACAAAATAAGAGTTATAGCACATGAGCATcccataataatatttatacaaaGATATCAGAGTAGATTTATGCTCTCAATAAACACAGACTTGAAGGGGCAT
The Onychostoma macrolepis isolate SWU-2019 chromosome 11, ASM1243209v1, whole genome shotgun sequence genome window above contains:
- the tamm41 gene encoding phosphatidate cytidylyltransferase, mitochondrial translates to MMSVPALHSSSSVFFRRILSRFPQDLSLAFAYGSAVFRQTGGSPGKNMLDFVFAVDDPVTWHTMNLIENRKHYSFLRYLGPKHISSIQSEYGAGVYFNTLVPAEDRVIKYGVISTDALIDDLLHWKTLYIAGRLHKPVQILLQNENGKLRAALVGNLKSAVTASFLMLPESFSEEDLFLQIAGLSYSGDFRMLFGEDKSKVSNIVKDNMPHFRKLYNSILQECPQVVYKPQQGRLEVDKSPEGQFTQLMALPRRLQQQITRLVERPGKNRDVEEILLQVAQDPDCGSVVQQGISSIVKASSITQSAKGIATAGLVKTLSYSAKKLQKMWRGWRRKPA